From the genome of Gorilla gorilla gorilla isolate KB3781 chromosome 4, NHGRI_mGorGor1-v2.1_pri, whole genome shotgun sequence, one region includes:
- the PYY gene encoding peptide YY isoform X2, with amino-acid sequence MVFVRRPWPALTTVLLALLVCLGALVDAYPIKPEAPGEDASPEELNRYYASLRHYLNLVTRQRYGKRDGPDTLLSKTFFPDGEDRPVRSEGPDLW; translated from the exons ATGGTGTTCGTGCGCAGGCCGTGGCCCGCCTTGACCACAGTGCTTCTGGCCCTGCTCGTCTGCCTGGGGGCGCTGGTCGACGCCTATCCCATCAAACCCGAGGCTCCCGGCGAAGACGCCTCCCCGGAGGAGCTGAACCGCTACTACGCCTCCCTGCGCCACTACCTCAACCTGGTCACCCGGCAGCG GTATGGGAAAAGAGACGGCCCGGACACGCTTCTTTCCAAAACGTTCTTCCCCGACGGCGAGGACCGCCCCGTCAG GTCGGAGGGCCCAGACCTGTGGTGA
- the PYY gene encoding peptide YY isoform X1: MVFVRRPWPALTTVLLALLVCLGALVDAYPIKPEAPGEDASPEELNRYYASLRHYLNLVTRQRYGKRDGPDTLLSKTFFPDGEDRPVRSRSEGPDLW, encoded by the exons ATGGTGTTCGTGCGCAGGCCGTGGCCCGCCTTGACCACAGTGCTTCTGGCCCTGCTCGTCTGCCTGGGGGCGCTGGTCGACGCCTATCCCATCAAACCCGAGGCTCCCGGCGAAGACGCCTCCCCGGAGGAGCTGAACCGCTACTACGCCTCCCTGCGCCACTACCTCAACCTGGTCACCCGGCAGCG GTATGGGAAAAGAGACGGCCCGGACACGCTTCTTTCCAAAACGTTCTTCCCCGACGGCGAGGACCGCCCCGTCAGGTCGCG GTCGGAGGGCCCAGACCTGTGGTGA